One genomic region from Conexibacter woesei DSM 14684 encodes:
- a CDS encoding META domain-containing protein, producing the protein MRQPIALAVSVVLVLAAALAGCGSSDDADGTTPRTGTGSGVGTGSAGAPEPAPTADALDGRSFVARAVRGRRLVHGSELTLSFEDGTLGARAGCNTLGAGYTVADGRLRLRGEPQRTMIGCAPALMRQDDWLSDFLAAGPTLALAGERLTLRGERATIGLTEGSSSGAPPPIVGTRWRLESIGDGATVSSVPAGVEPPTLRITKEGRAELFTGCNSGSAAATVRDDGFVVFDEFALTRKACAEPAADVEATVTAILDGEVAAGFEGAQLTLSKDGRRLSFAAG; encoded by the coding sequence ATGCGCCAGCCGATCGCCCTCGCCGTCTCCGTCGTGCTCGTCCTCGCCGCCGCGCTCGCCGGCTGCGGCAGCAGCGACGACGCCGACGGGACGACGCCGCGGACCGGTACGGGCTCCGGCGTGGGCACGGGCTCCGCGGGCGCACCGGAGCCGGCGCCGACCGCCGACGCGCTCGACGGGCGCAGCTTCGTCGCGCGCGCCGTCCGCGGTCGCAGACTCGTGCACGGCAGCGAGCTGACGCTGTCGTTCGAGGACGGCACGCTCGGCGCGCGCGCCGGCTGCAACACGCTCGGCGCCGGCTACACGGTCGCGGACGGCCGCCTGCGGCTGCGCGGCGAGCCGCAGCGGACGATGATCGGCTGCGCACCGGCGCTGATGCGGCAGGACGACTGGCTCAGCGACTTCCTCGCCGCCGGCCCCACGCTCGCGCTCGCGGGCGAGCGGCTGACGCTGCGCGGCGAGCGGGCGACGATCGGGCTGACCGAGGGCTCCTCCAGCGGCGCGCCGCCGCCGATCGTCGGCACGCGCTGGAGACTCGAGAGCATCGGCGACGGCGCGACCGTCTCCAGCGTGCCGGCGGGCGTCGAGCCGCCGACGCTGCGGATCACCAAGGAGGGCCGCGCGGAGCTGTTCACCGGCTGCAACAGCGGCAGCGCGGCGGCGACGGTGCGCGACGACGGCTTCGTCGTCTTCGACGAGTTCGCGCTGACGCGGAAGGCGTGCGCGGAGCCGGCGGCGGACGTCGAGGCGACCGTCACCGCGATCCTCGACGGCGAGGTCGCGGCCGGCTTCGAGGGAGCGCAGCTGACGCTCTCCAAGGACGGACGCCGCCTGTCGTTCGCAGCCGGCTGA
- a CDS encoding MerR family transcriptional regulator, with the protein MTDSHLLAGRFGAAARLSPKALRLYADQGLLVPAYIDPDTGYRYYARDQVPRARLIARLRRLGLPMARVAQLLELTPATRVIELQSWLQGQHDRLADQTELVEALARQVDGGEPDLTAAVGVRDVAACKVVYQQRHVSVEQLEDVTLAAETEIRAHLRASGLPGDGPMSVHFHEPVSRDGERLIEVAVDYDGSVEPAGDLRLRLQPAHRAAYVPVPAAYEDFPLVLRVYDAVEAWLDAREDVSWGESPYERYPGSGGTLFDVAYPLDAAERP; encoded by the coding sequence ATGACCGACTCCCACCTGCTCGCCGGGCGGTTCGGGGCCGCCGCACGGCTGTCGCCGAAGGCGCTGCGGCTGTACGCCGACCAGGGCCTGCTGGTGCCGGCGTATATCGACCCGGACACCGGCTACCGCTACTACGCGCGCGATCAGGTGCCGCGCGCACGGCTGATCGCCAGGCTGCGGCGGCTCGGGCTGCCGATGGCGCGCGTCGCGCAGCTGCTGGAGCTGACGCCGGCGACGCGCGTGATCGAGCTGCAGAGCTGGCTGCAGGGGCAGCACGACCGCCTCGCCGATCAGACCGAGCTGGTCGAGGCGCTCGCGCGGCAGGTGGACGGCGGCGAGCCGGACCTGACGGCGGCCGTCGGCGTGCGCGACGTGGCGGCGTGCAAGGTCGTCTACCAGCAGCGGCACGTGAGCGTCGAGCAGCTCGAAGATGTGACGCTCGCCGCCGAGACCGAGATCCGCGCGCATCTGCGCGCCTCCGGGCTGCCCGGCGACGGGCCGATGAGCGTCCACTTCCACGAGCCGGTCTCGCGCGACGGCGAGCGGCTGATCGAGGTCGCGGTCGACTACGACGGGAGCGTCGAGCCCGCCGGCGACCTGCGCCTGCGGCTGCAGCCCGCGCATCGCGCGGCGTACGTGCCGGTCCCCGCCGCGTACGAGGACTTCCCGCTCGTGCTGCGCGTCTACGACGCGGTCGAGGCGTGGCTGGACGCGCGCGAGGACGTCAGCTGGGGCGAGAGCCCGTACGAGCGCTACCCCGGCAGCGGCGGCACGCTCTTCGACGTCGCCTACCCGCTCGACGCCGCGGAGCGCCCATGA
- a CDS encoding L,D-transpeptidase, protein MSSRRLLLLVLVVLAGTAGVTGSAAAPSAAAAATQVQPFSVAPPSRADGATVARIVAPSFARARLDVPRHGRRVGTATAWSGQPQILLVLDAATRDGVEWVKLLLAERPNGSAGWVPRDNVTLGTTRYWVEVGLRSRTVTVSRGGRRVLRTRAVIGAPATPTPLGLAAIYERNRQPDPRAFLGPWALSLTSLSNVLESYGGGPGRVAIHGRAGESFADPLGSARSHGCIRVDNGPVSWMARTLPPGTPVRVSRG, encoded by the coding sequence ATGTCGTCGCGAAGGCTGCTGCTGCTCGTGCTCGTCGTGCTGGCGGGCACGGCCGGCGTCACCGGCAGCGCCGCCGCACCGAGCGCGGCGGCAGCCGCGACGCAGGTGCAGCCTTTCAGCGTCGCGCCCCCGTCGCGCGCGGACGGGGCGACCGTCGCGCGGATCGTCGCGCCGTCGTTCGCGCGCGCGAGACTCGACGTGCCGCGGCACGGGCGGCGGGTCGGCACCGCGACGGCGTGGTCGGGGCAGCCGCAGATCCTGCTGGTGCTCGACGCGGCGACGCGCGACGGGGTCGAGTGGGTGAAGCTGCTGCTGGCCGAGCGTCCCAACGGCTCCGCCGGCTGGGTCCCGCGCGACAACGTCACGCTCGGCACGACGCGGTACTGGGTCGAGGTCGGCCTGCGCTCGCGCACGGTCACGGTCTCCCGCGGCGGGAGACGCGTGCTGCGCACGCGGGCCGTGATCGGCGCGCCGGCGACGCCGACGCCGCTCGGCCTCGCCGCGATCTACGAGCGCAACCGCCAGCCCGACCCGCGCGCGTTCCTCGGTCCCTGGGCGCTGTCGCTGACGAGCCTCTCCAACGTGCTGGAGAGCTACGGCGGCGGACCGGGCCGCGTCGCGATCCACGGCCGCGCCGGCGAGAGCTTCGCCGACCCGCTCGGCAGCGCCCGCTCGCACGGCTGCATCCGCGTCGACAACGGGCCGGTCTCGTGGATGGCGCGGACGCTGCCGCCCGGCACGCCCGTCCGCGTCAGCCGCGGCTGA
- a CDS encoding serine hydrolase domain-containing protein, which produces MRRPARWITPACIASTLLLLPTAGQAAKPAAGSADAAVQRGLEWLVAARGGPPGAIATLHRDGRTTVLRAGRADARRPGAPRASDHMRIASIAKAFSGAVALHLVQEGQLGLDDTIGARLPSLPAAWAAVTIRQLLNHTSGLPDYTRSDAFAEQAARNPRGYVPPTGIIDWVRRDGLVFRPGSRYEYSNTDNIVVGLIAEAVTGRSYPVLLDEIVFGPAGLRETSFPTRTLSLPAPFLHGYVVQPRSPPQDVTSFLSPSGAWASGAIVSTPSELGRFIRNDLGLTFFGAEQQREQLRFVRGSSSPPGPGANAAGLAIFRYTTRCGTVYGHTGNFPGYVQWAAASADGSRSVTTSLNIPAPRGALLRRLRAVQTTAVCALLGR; this is translated from the coding sequence ATGCGCCGACCCGCCCGCTGGATCACGCCCGCCTGCATCGCGTCCACGCTGCTGCTGCTCCCGACCGCCGGCCAGGCGGCGAAGCCGGCCGCCGGCAGCGCCGACGCCGCCGTCCAACGCGGCCTCGAGTGGCTCGTCGCGGCGAGAGGCGGGCCGCCCGGCGCGATCGCGACGCTGCACCGCGACGGGCGCACGACGGTCCTGCGCGCCGGCCGCGCGGACGCGAGACGCCCCGGCGCCCCGCGCGCGAGCGACCACATGCGGATCGCGAGCATCGCGAAGGCGTTCAGCGGTGCCGTCGCGCTGCACCTCGTGCAGGAGGGCCAGCTCGGGCTCGACGACACGATCGGCGCGCGGCTGCCGAGCCTGCCCGCCGCCTGGGCGGCGGTGACGATCCGCCAGCTGCTCAACCACACGAGCGGCCTGCCCGACTACACGAGATCGGATGCGTTCGCCGAGCAGGCCGCGAGAAACCCGCGCGGCTACGTCCCGCCGACGGGCATCATCGACTGGGTGCGCAGAGACGGGCTCGTCTTCAGACCCGGCTCGCGCTACGAGTATTCGAACACCGACAACATCGTCGTCGGGCTGATCGCCGAAGCGGTCACCGGTCGCTCGTACCCCGTGCTGCTGGACGAGATCGTCTTCGGCCCCGCGGGGCTGCGTGAGACGAGCTTCCCGACGCGGACGCTGTCGCTGCCGGCGCCGTTCCTGCACGGCTACGTCGTCCAGCCGAGATCGCCGCCGCAGGACGTCACCAGCTTCCTCAGCCCGAGCGGCGCGTGGGCCTCCGGCGCGATCGTCTCGACCCCGTCCGAGCTGGGCCGCTTCATCCGCAACGACCTCGGCCTGACGTTCTTCGGCGCCGAGCAGCAGCGCGAGCAGCTGCGCTTCGTGCGCGGCTCCTCGAGCCCGCCCGGCCCCGGTGCGAACGCCGCCGGGCTCGCGATCTTCCGTTACACGACGCGCTGCGGCACCGTCTACGGCCACACCGGGAACTTCCCCGGCTACGTGCAGTGGGCCGCCGCGAGCGCCGACGGCTCGCGCTCGGTCACGACGTCGCTTAACATCCCGGCGCCGAGGGGCGCGCTGCTGAGACGGCTGCGCGCCGTGCAGACGACCGCGGTCTGCGCGCTGCTCGGACGCTGA
- a CDS encoding SgcJ/EcaC family oxidoreductase: MLVGRDEIAAFTHKVLPGAMTDLTVRFEIVHVLFIRPDVAAVKVRQWYLKADGSNDEETGEGTPLFVMSKEDGQWRLVANQNTQVLDA, encoded by the coding sequence CTGCTGGTCGGCCGCGACGAGATCGCGGCGTTCACGCACAAGGTCCTTCCCGGCGCGATGACCGACCTGACGGTCAGATTCGAGATCGTCCACGTCCTCTTCATCCGGCCCGACGTCGCCGCCGTCAAGGTGCGCCAGTGGTACCTCAAGGCGGACGGCTCCAACGACGAGGAGACCGGCGAGGGCACGCCGCTGTTCGTCATGTCCAAGGAGGACGGGCAGTGGCGACTGGTCGCGAACCAGAACACGCAGGTGCTCGACGCGTAG
- a CDS encoding FAD-binding oxidoreductase — MTASTRRQFLRSAAAAAAASQLPLQQAVAAPARSRRAATGARVSERAWRELERRLRGRVLRPGEAGYARASLPFNRRYADTTPAGIARCTGEDDVREAVVWAREHDVPLAARSGGHSYAGYSTTRGLLIDLGAMRSVRVDDEAGTVLAQAGARNTGLYAALQPYDVAISAGRCPTVGIGGLALGGGFGFSSRALGLTRDSLVETRLVTASGRILRITRDRHPDLFWALRGGGGGNFGISTQFRFRTSPVSSVGLYDLTWDAEHAPKVMLALETMMRDAPHTLSCRMGMGSNGRDAPTVTALGQLFGPVAQLRELLAPVLAVARPRRSLIARRTFWQAKDHFFHNTPVDRFAVKSSFVEGPLTEQALDVIARGVRRYPGSTNADGGGVALYAWGGRIGRVPAGATAFVHRHASWLMAYDASWTARDSRSTVARNLDWLGGFAEELRPHVSGSAYQNFIDRSQRDWRRAYYGSNFERLAAVKRRVDPDDLFSFRQGV; from the coding sequence ATGACCGCGAGCACGCGCCGCCAGTTCCTGCGCTCGGCCGCAGCCGCCGCTGCCGCGTCGCAGCTCCCGCTCCAGCAGGCGGTCGCCGCCCCCGCGCGGTCACGCCGCGCCGCCACCGGCGCCCGCGTCAGCGAGCGCGCCTGGCGCGAGCTGGAGCGCCGGCTGCGCGGTCGCGTGCTGCGGCCCGGCGAGGCCGGCTACGCCCGCGCGAGCCTCCCCTTCAACCGGCGCTACGCGGACACGACGCCGGCCGGGATCGCGCGCTGCACCGGCGAGGACGACGTGCGCGAGGCGGTCGTGTGGGCGCGCGAGCACGACGTCCCGCTCGCGGCCCGCTCCGGCGGCCACAGCTACGCCGGCTACTCGACGACGCGCGGCCTGCTGATCGACCTCGGCGCGATGCGCAGCGTGCGCGTCGACGACGAGGCCGGGACGGTGCTCGCGCAGGCGGGCGCGCGCAACACCGGCCTCTACGCCGCGCTGCAGCCCTACGACGTCGCGATCTCCGCCGGCCGCTGCCCGACCGTCGGGATCGGCGGACTGGCGCTCGGCGGCGGCTTCGGCTTCTCCTCGCGGGCGCTCGGGCTGACGCGCGACAGCCTCGTCGAGACGCGGCTCGTGACCGCGAGCGGAAGGATCCTGCGGATCACGCGCGACCGTCATCCCGACCTCTTCTGGGCGCTGCGCGGCGGCGGGGGCGGCAACTTCGGCATCAGCACGCAGTTCCGCTTCCGCACCTCGCCGGTCTCCTCGGTCGGGCTCTACGACCTCACGTGGGACGCCGAGCACGCGCCGAAGGTGATGCTCGCGCTGGAGACGATGATGCGCGACGCGCCCCACACGCTCTCGTGTCGGATGGGCATGGGCAGCAACGGCCGCGACGCGCCGACGGTGACCGCGCTCGGTCAGCTGTTCGGGCCGGTCGCGCAGCTGCGCGAGCTGCTCGCGCCGGTGCTCGCCGTCGCCAGACCGCGCAGATCGCTGATCGCCAGACGCACCTTCTGGCAGGCGAAGGACCACTTCTTCCACAACACGCCGGTCGACCGCTTCGCGGTCAAGTCGAGCTTCGTCGAGGGGCCGCTGACCGAGCAGGCGCTCGACGTGATCGCCCGCGGCGTCAGACGCTACCCGGGCAGCACGAACGCCGACGGCGGCGGCGTCGCGCTCTACGCGTGGGGCGGGCGGATCGGCCGCGTGCCGGCGGGGGCGACGGCGTTCGTCCACCGCCACGCGAGCTGGCTGATGGCGTACGACGCATCCTGGACGGCGCGCGACTCGCGCTCGACGGTCGCCCGCAACCTCGACTGGCTCGGCGGCTTCGCCGAGGAGCTGCGCCCGCACGTCTCGGGCTCGGCCTACCAGAACTTCATCGACCGCTCGCAGCGCGATTGGAGACGCGCCTACTACGGCTCAAACTTCGAGCGGCTGGCGGCAGTCAAGCGGCGCGTCGACCCCGACGACCTGTTCTCGTTCCGGCAGGGCGTCTAG
- a CDS encoding TetR/AcrR family transcriptional regulator, protein METPPLTRRERLRLQTRAEIRQHALEQVTAGGAAALSLNAIGKAMGMSGPAIYRYYASREELLAALVTDGYGELARIVEEAAAAGARRTPARRLSQAAVAYRAWALENPYRYELLFSVRPEGYSDPSEAIAAIRPAMVVLLQLIGAIAGEAGASGSATAAAGGKLDAQLTRWAAVRQQEGAGASIAVLRLGVLTWTRMHGIVTLELAGVVGDMGLDAGLLVQAELDAVVAAAAAG, encoded by the coding sequence ATGGAGACGCCGCCCCTCACCCGTCGCGAGCGCCTGCGCCTGCAGACGCGTGCCGAGATCCGGCAGCACGCGCTGGAGCAGGTCACCGCGGGCGGCGCCGCCGCGCTGTCGCTGAACGCGATCGGGAAGGCGATGGGGATGTCGGGCCCCGCGATCTACCGCTACTACGCCTCCCGCGAGGAGCTGCTCGCGGCGCTCGTCACCGACGGCTACGGCGAGCTGGCGCGGATCGTCGAGGAGGCCGCGGCAGCGGGTGCGCGTCGAACCCCCGCCCGTCGCCTGTCGCAGGCCGCCGTGGCGTACCGCGCCTGGGCGCTGGAGAACCCCTACCGCTATGAGCTGCTGTTCAGCGTGCGGCCGGAGGGCTACTCGGACCCGAGCGAGGCGATCGCCGCGATCCGGCCGGCGATGGTGGTGCTGCTGCAGTTGATCGGCGCGATCGCGGGCGAGGCCGGCGCATCCGGCTCGGCAACCGCGGCGGCCGGCGGCAAGCTCGACGCCCAGCTGACGCGCTGGGCGGCGGTGCGCCAGCAGGAGGGGGCGGGCGCCTCGATCGCGGTGCTGCGGCTCGGCGTCCTCACGTGGACCCGCATGCACGGGATCGTGACGCTCGAGCTGGCCGGCGTCGTCGGCGACATGGGCCTCGACGCCGGGCTGCTGGTGCAGGCGGAGCTGGACGCGGTCGTCGCGGCCGCGGCGGCCGGCTGA
- a CDS encoding alpha/beta fold hydrolase, giving the protein MEVARGELGRYPFAAVGTGDPVVVLAGLSPVTGVGGDGTVRASLAPLAGLARRRRLVLLNRRSRLPRGMTMAQLAAEHAEAIRAGLAAPVDVLGSSTGGSIAQQLAADHPDVVRRLVLISSACRLGPHGRRAQRQVAARIRAGARRRAFAVMAADLVPPRRGQVALGALGWLLGPALVRDPRELDDMATTIEAEDAFDLAACRTPIAARTLIVAGRDDRFYSPALFEETARLIPRSELHVIPGRGHVTVTRDRRLRGEALGAFLA; this is encoded by the coding sequence ATGGAGGTCGCACGCGGTGAGCTGGGGCGCTATCCGTTCGCCGCGGTGGGGACGGGCGACCCGGTCGTCGTGCTCGCCGGCCTCTCGCCGGTCACAGGGGTCGGTGGCGACGGGACCGTGCGCGCGTCGCTCGCCCCGCTCGCCGGGCTCGCGCGGCGGCGCCGGCTCGTCCTGCTCAACCGCCGCAGCCGGCTACCGCGCGGGATGACGATGGCGCAGCTCGCCGCCGAGCACGCCGAGGCGATCCGTGCGGGGCTGGCAGCCCCGGTCGACGTGCTCGGCAGCTCGACCGGGGGCAGCATCGCGCAGCAGCTCGCGGCCGACCACCCCGACGTCGTGCGGCGGCTCGTGCTGATCAGCAGCGCGTGCCGGCTCGGGCCGCACGGGCGCCGCGCCCAGCGCCAGGTCGCCGCGCGGATCCGCGCCGGCGCGCGGCGTCGCGCATTCGCGGTGATGGCGGCCGACCTGGTCCCGCCGCGCCGCGGACAGGTCGCGCTCGGCGCGCTCGGCTGGCTGCTCGGGCCGGCGCTCGTCCGTGACCCGCGGGAGCTGGACGACATGGCGACGACGATCGAGGCCGAGGACGCGTTCGATCTCGCGGCGTGCCGCACGCCGATCGCCGCGCGGACGCTGATCGTCGCCGGCCGCGACGACCGCTTCTACAGCCCGGCGCTGTTCGAGGAGACGGCGCGGCTGATCCCGCGCAGCGAGCTGCACGTGATCCCCGGCCGCGGCCACGTCACCGTGACGCGCGACCGGCGGCTGCGCGGCGAGGCGCTCGGCGCGTTCCTCGCGTGA
- a CDS encoding PIN domain-containing protein, producing the protein MGRGAAAVAARACGAGLLIAFLDTNVIIRHLTGDPPEQAARATAALANADRLLLADLVVAECVYVLQSFYEVERARIAELMRAAIALSSVSVIDASLLRRALEIYEHDRLDFAEAYLVAQAEMTGVGAVLTFDRAVDRVASVTRLAP; encoded by the coding sequence GTGGGACGAGGTGCTGCGGCAGTCGCGGCGCGCGCGTGTGGAGCGGGCCTCCTGATCGCGTTTCTCGACACCAACGTCATCATCCGTCACCTGACCGGCGACCCACCGGAGCAGGCCGCTCGCGCCACGGCGGCCCTGGCGAACGCCGACCGCCTGCTGCTCGCCGACCTTGTCGTCGCCGAGTGCGTCTACGTGCTGCAGTCGTTCTACGAGGTCGAGAGAGCGCGAATCGCGGAGCTGATGCGGGCGGCGATCGCGTTGTCGTCGGTCAGCGTGATCGACGCTTCGCTCCTGCGTCGGGCGCTGGAGATCTACGAGCACGATCGCCTGGACTTCGCGGAGGCATACCTCGTGGCGCAGGCCGAGATGACCGGCGTCGGCGCGGTGTTGACGTTCGACAGAGCAGTCGACCGCGTCGCGAGCGTCACACGGCTCGCGCCGTAG
- a CDS encoding NADPH:quinone reductase — protein sequence MKAIVYTKTGDPSVLTLVEREAPVPGEGEVRVRVAVSGVNPTDWKTRGGAGPEGAMPHPEIVPNVDGAGVVDAVGAGVSHVAAGDRVWFFLAGFAHAAGGSAQELTVLPGERVVPLPDGIGFDAGASMGVPAMTAHRALTVAEGGPERLAPGALAGRTVLVAGGAGAVGHAAIQLARWAGATVITTISSPEKARLAQAAGAHHAVNYREGGTAERIRSLAPGGVDLVVEVAPGPNAALNAKVLANHGAVAVYATDGGDTIALPIVPAIVANVRYQFLLLYTIRPDALAAAVEDVTAALRDGALPVGEDAGLPLTRFPLARTADAHAAVEGGAVGKVVIDVG from the coding sequence ATGAAGGCAATCGTCTACACCAAGACCGGCGACCCGTCGGTGCTGACCCTCGTCGAGCGGGAGGCACCGGTTCCGGGCGAGGGCGAAGTGCGCGTCCGCGTCGCCGTCTCAGGCGTCAATCCGACGGACTGGAAGACGCGCGGCGGGGCCGGCCCGGAGGGCGCGATGCCGCATCCGGAGATCGTCCCGAACGTCGACGGCGCAGGCGTCGTCGACGCCGTCGGCGCGGGCGTCTCGCACGTCGCGGCAGGCGACCGCGTGTGGTTCTTCCTCGCCGGCTTCGCGCACGCCGCCGGCGGGAGCGCGCAGGAGCTGACGGTGCTGCCCGGCGAGCGCGTCGTGCCGCTGCCCGACGGCATCGGCTTCGACGCCGGCGCGAGCATGGGCGTGCCGGCGATGACGGCCCATCGCGCGCTGACCGTCGCCGAGGGCGGCCCGGAGCGGCTCGCGCCCGGCGCGCTGGCGGGGAGGACCGTGCTCGTCGCCGGCGGCGCCGGCGCGGTCGGCCACGCGGCGATCCAGCTCGCGCGCTGGGCCGGCGCGACGGTGATCACGACGATCAGCAGCCCGGAGAAGGCGCGCCTCGCGCAGGCCGCCGGCGCCCACCATGCCGTCAACTACCGCGAAGGCGGGACGGCGGAGCGGATCCGCTCGCTCGCGCCCGGCGGCGTCGACCTCGTCGTCGAGGTCGCCCCAGGGCCGAACGCAGCGTTGAACGCAAAGGTGCTCGCCAACCACGGCGCGGTCGCCGTCTACGCGACCGACGGGGGCGACACGATCGCGCTCCCGATCGTCCCGGCGATAGTCGCGAACGTGCGCTACCAGTTCCTGCTGCTCTACACGATCCGCCCGGACGCGCTGGCGGCCGCCGTCGAGGACGTCACCGCGGCGCTGCGCGACGGCGCCCTGCCCGTCGGCGAGGATGCCGGCCTGCCGCTGACGCGCTTCCCGCTCGCGCGCACCGCCGACGCGCACGCGGCGGTCGAGGGCGGCGCCGTCGGCAAGGTCGTGATCGACGTCGGCTGA
- a CDS encoding AbrB/MazE/SpoVT family DNA-binding domain-containing protein, giving the protein MESSARLTSKGQVTIPKAVRDALDLHEGDEILFRVERKRAVVAKTPDFLDLAGTVSVPEGKRGTAWDEVLRQSRRARVERAS; this is encoded by the coding sequence GTGGAATCCTCTGCGCGTCTGACATCGAAGGGCCAGGTCACGATCCCAAAGGCGGTGCGTGACGCGCTCGACCTGCATGAGGGGGACGAGATCCTCTTCCGCGTCGAGCGCAAGCGGGCGGTCGTGGCGAAGACGCCGGACTTCCTCGACCTCGCCGGGACGGTGAGCGTGCCCGAGGGCAAGCGCGGGACGGCGTGGGACGAGGTGCTGCGGCAGTCGCGGCGCGCGCGTGTGGAGCGGGCCTCCTGA